A window of Phacochoerus africanus isolate WHEZ1 chromosome 11, ROS_Pafr_v1, whole genome shotgun sequence genomic DNA:
TCCCTGGGCTGAGGGGATGAGCCCAGCCCAGGTGAGGAGTGCCGAGGAAATGCAATCAGGAAGCAAGGGGAGCTAGATAACCAGTTagcgcccccgccccctggcACCAATGACAGCAGAGCTGTTCCCTGACCCTCTCCCTCCACTGGCCTGTGCTGCTTTAGCTTCCCACCAACATGGCCAACAAGGGTCCTTCCTATGGCATGAGCCGAGAAGTGCAATCCAAAATTGAGAAGAAGTACGACGAGGAGCTGGAGGAACGGCTGGTGGAGTGGATCATAGTGCAGTGTGGCTCCGACGTGGGGCGCCCGGACCGTGGGCGCCTGGGCTTCCAGGTCTGGCTGAAGAACGGCGTGGTAAGTGGCACccggggcagaggggctggggccgTGCCATCTTGCCGGAGTCGTGGGGCCGGGCCTCCTCCAATCTGAGGGCCAAGCTTCCTCCTCTGTCTGGCAGATTTTGAGCAAGCTGGTCAACAGCCTGTATCCTGATGGCTCCAAACCCGTGAAGGTGCCCGAGAACCCACCCTCCATGGTCTTCAAGCAAATGGAGCAGGTGGCTCAGTTCTTAAAGGCCGCTGAGGACTATGGCGTCACCAAGACTGACATGTTCCAGACTGTTGACCTCTTCGAAGGTAAGGAGCGAAGTGGGGTGGAGGAGGCCGGTGGAGGACAGGGGTTGAGGCAGGGGCTAGGGATGCTCCAACCCGCCATAGTGACAGGCTTGCGTAACATGAGGGGGACGCACCAGGAGAAGCCCCCACTGTGAGGTTGTACCACAGGATCCACTGTGCCTCCTTCCACTTTGCCCTTTGGTCATTTTTCtgaggggggggggcaggcccTGGCTTGGAGTCTTGTTTAGACAGTCCTGAAGGTcggcccccctccctcctttcttctcacAGGCAAAGACCTGGCCGCGGTGCAGAGGACCCTGATGGCTCTGGGCAGCTTGGCCGTGACCAAGAATGATGGACACTACCGTGGCGATCCCAACTGGTTTATGAAGTACGTGGCTGCCAGGGGTTCCCTGTACCCtgagcttgggtctctgcaggaGCTGGGAGATGGGCAGCAGCCTGGGCCACCCCACTGGTGCAATGATTTGGGGAAGCAGACAGCCAGGAAGGTATGAAGTGAAGGTGTAGGATGGCAGGAAATGGGTCCTAAATACTTCTTGACTCCTTTCCATATTCTTGTCTCAGGCAATCTCTCTGGCCTGGGCTGTGGGGCCAGCTAGGTTAAGGAAACAAGAGCAGTGAAACCTTGAGGGAATGGGATTAGGCTAGGAAGTAACAGGAAACAAAAGACaagtggggaggagttcccttgtggctcagggggttaagacctggcattgtcactccattggcttgggtcgctgctgtggcatgggtttgatccatggcctgagagaagccaaaaaaaaaaaaaaaaaaacccaggtagAAAATGCGCAGTCCTGGTAAATCTTtgtcctggttcctcctcttccaggaaaGCCCAGGAGCATAAGAGGGAATTCACAGAGAGCCAACTGCAGGAGGGAAAGCATGTCATTGGCCTGCAGATGGGCAGCAACAGAGGGGCCTCCCAGGCTGGCATGACAGGCTACGGACGACCTCGGCAGATCATCAGTTAGAGGCGATGGGGCAACCCTGCCCCCGCCCTTGCCCAGCTCGCTGGCTGCAGCCATTCCGCCTCGCCCGCCTCACCCTCACCCGTGTGGCTCCTTCAGCCCTGGCCAAGCTTCGAGGCTCCATCACTGAGCAAAGGTGACTGCACTTGGGCAGCTCGCCCGCACCCCTCAGCCCAACTTCCAACCCCAAAGCACTgctcccccagcccacctcccagTTCCTCCAATGGCTCTACTGTCTCCTCATCCCGGGCTGAGCCGGGGAGACATGGGCTGGCGGTGGCCTGGGTGTGGGCAAGTCCACCATCCTCCTTGGCAGCAGATGCCCGTTGAAGGAGACCCAGCCCAACCTCCCCCCATTTTTTGCTGGAATAGTTTGGGGGttgaaattcaaaatgaaaaaaaaaaaaatacatcaatctTTTCTCAGGCCTGGCTGGCAGAGTCTCATTTGCCCTAGTCGCTTCTGTTCCAGCTGCAGGAAGATGAGCgaggcacaggcaggcagctcgGGTTTACACGGTACCTGGCTGCCGTTCTCTGAAAGACCCTCGCCTCCTGGGATTCCAGGGGGTGGAAGCAGGGAGGGAACTGTGGTGACGGAAGGGAAAGAGGGGCCAGAATTGTGTGGAaggtttttattttggaaaagctGCGCAGAAAAGATTCAACAAAATGTCACtgtgaaaagagaaaaccaaatcttaagcattaaaaaaaaaaaaaaaatcaatcagccAGCTAGctcagaagaggagaggaggccGGAATGGGAGGAAGAGTCGCAGCCTGTCGGTCAGGCAGGTGGCAGAACTTCCGCTGGGCAAGGCCATTTCCCTGAGCACTTTGCAGAGGAAGACGGGGTGTCGCAGGGCTGGAGGGGCACTGACTGAACTGATACCTGTTCCACCTGCCCCAGTCCTGCCCCAGACTCCCCCAGTGAAGCAGCCCAGGCCTGCGGGCCATGCCTGTTCCCAGCCTTGCGGGGGCATCGTACCGATCCTTCAGGATGAAGGGTGAGGGGTGATGGTAGAGGAGTTGGGGTGTGTTCGAGGTTGGCTTCTGATCAGGGCTTATGGAGGCAGCTGCTTTCAGGGCAAGTGTGCTGAACTGAGGGCTGATTGCCGTACCAACATGTCAGAGGTCCAAGGCTTAGGCTGgaaggtgagagggagagaggaaggggctgcTGTTTCTGGCCCCCAGGCCACAGAACGGACAGGCATGTCCGGGACTCTTCCCGGCCTCCATCCCTAAGGCCTCTTCGCAAGCGGCTCCAGTGATGTTTCAGCTGAGACGCTCTTCTGGTCATGCACGGGTGAGGGTCCCTGTGACCCACACTGCTGGCTTGCCCTGAAGAAACGAGGATGGAGGACTGCCCGGTGGCGGCACCAATCCCGGGTCCAAGGCCTCACCAAAAGCTCCTGTTCAGTTGTTGGAAGGTTTCAGGGCTGTTGCCAGACTGTTCTCAGGCACTACTCCTCTGCGGCTTAAACTTCGGAAGGCCCTGGGCCTCCCTGAGCATAGTCTTTAGCTGGGGGGACTCTTTAGGCCTCTGGTCCCCGCCGTAAGCCTCTGCTGCCTTCTCCTGGGGCGTCGGAAGGAAGTCCTAGGAAGGAGGAGCCTCTCCCATGTAAGCTGTCAGGCCCTGGGTCAGCAAATCTGCTCGCCCTTCCCCTGTAGCAGGTCTGGGGGGAGGCGCTGAGGGCAGTCCAGGGCACCTCTGTTCTGGGACAGGCTCCAGTCCCCTTGATCCAGCAGGTCTGGGGCGCGGAGCCTGGAGGGGGCGGAAGGGCCCTGACTCTCCGTCCCCACTCCACCTGGATCCTGGCTGCTGCAAAGGGGCACTGCTTCTAGTtctgtcccctcctccttggctttTCGGCTTTGCTGGGGCCAGTGGCAGGGTCCACTCCTACACACTGGGTGAGAGGCCACATTCCTCTGGCTCAGGTATACCTCCAGCATGTAGTAAATGGTCCAGAAGACAGTGAAACAGCCTATCAGCACCAGGGTCTGGGGGAAAGTCAAACATCTAAGTAGGGATGGCTTCCCAAAGCCTACAGCCTTCCTCGGCCCAGAGCACTGAGCACAGAAAGGCTCCCTCCTTCTAGGgctgcctctcccaccccaaGCCCCCCTGCCTTGTCCTCCCACCCCAAGGAATGccctcaagggagttccctggtggtctagtgattaggattaGGCACtttgctatggctcgggttcaatccctggactgagaactgagatcccacaatGAGCAGATGCATGCACggccaaaacaaaagcaaaaaaaaaaaaaacaaaaacaacaaacccccccaaaatacaggacaggagctcccattgtgactcagcagaaatgaatctgactagcatccaggaggatgcaggttcaatccccggccttgttcagtgggttaaggatccagcgttgctgtgagctgtggtgtaggtcacagatgtggctcggatcccacgtggctgtggctgtggcagaggccggcagctgtagctccgatttgactgctagcctgggaacctccacatgctgtgccaaaaaattaaaacaaaacaggacaaaacaaaaggaatgcCCTGGAGAGTTAGCTAGTAGAGTGGGGAGCCAGGACTTCCCAACCCCCTGTTCCTCAAGCGCCTTGAGCCTCCCATCTAGGACGATGTCCCCCAAGACGTCCCTGCCCGCCTGCAGATTGAGCCCTCGTACCTTGAGGGTGTTCGGCGTGATGGTGTAACCATCTTCCTCAGGGATTTTCAGCCCAGGGGGGCAGGGCAGCGTGAAGCCATCATGCAGGTATTTCCCACTCATGGCACTTTCTAGTAGCCTGCAGAGAAGCAAAGAGACAAGGACGCCCTACTCAACTAGGAGCCGGACGGAGGGAAGTCCCACTGCGAAAAGGGCTCCCAGGGAGGTGGTGCTCCCTAAGCAGCCTTTTCCCACCCCAGGAGTCCCCTTCCCTCGGACATGTGCATCTCCACCTACCTTTGTCTGTCCCTGATGTCTACTGGACTCCACACAGAGCCATATAGGGTCAGCTGCCACTGCCGGAGGATGCCGGCCTGGGACTTCTCATCTCCTAGAGCCGCAAGGGGGGCAGCCTGTGAGCCATGGCCCGCTGCCGGCCTCGCAATCCGCACAGGCCCTGCTGCCCCACCCCGCAAAGGGATTCAGCGGCCACAGTAGTTGTCTGGGTCCCACAGAGCCTGGGGTTCCGCCGACGTGCCCCTTGGGGATGGAGTGGGGGCGGGTGGAAGGTGGACTCCAAAGCAGAAACGTTTTGCCTCTTTCATATTTTGAGGTTTCAGCTGGGATTTTACTTGGGGGGGGGAAAAAGGTCCTTCTGCTAAGTTAAAGACAGGCTTGATGAATATCTAACTTGGCGGGGAGCTGCGAGGCTTGGGTGCGGTTTCCAGTCTCCGCATTGAAATACTGTgtgacctcacaccagtcacttCAAAGCTCGGTGggcctcagtttaaaaaaaaaaaaaaaatggtgaaaatcaGTCCTGCCCTTACCTGCCTACCAGGGCTGGCCGGAGGATGGTTATATGTGAAAGAACTTGAAATGTGGTTTCAACAAGGAAATTTTGTTGCTATCCTGAGGAAAAATGGATCAGTCACTTCTCCGAGGAATATGAGAGGCAGTATAAAAACAACGTTAGGTATCAAGGCCCGTTTTTTTGGATGGGGCATACTGCTTGGTCTGATGGCAACCCTAGTTACTCCACAATTTCTACAGGGATCTGAGATCCAGAGGGATCAGATGACAATCATGAAAGGCAGGGccccaaagggggagggggggggcaggcaggctTACCCACATCCCGGATGACGAGTCTGTAGGTCCCTCTTGCTCTTTCCCCCCAGCACCGCACGGTGGAAAAGGTCCAATCGTTGAAGCCGTTGGGGTCCCTGTGGGCAAGAACGTGGTTTGGGGCAGGGAACTGACCCCTTGGCCCAGGAGCATGTTCCTACTCTAGCAGCAGCTGTCTGAGCCTCAGCCAGTGGAGGGTGCCCTCAGGCACCGTCCCTTGCCCCTGGGATCTCAGGGGATGAGGTACTTGTGTCAGCGTGGGGCAGTGGAAAAAGCAAACATGGAGAGAACACAGGCTTGGGAGTCCCACAGATCTAGGCTAACGGTGACCTTCTCAGGCACTTATCAGCTCTGTGacttgtttcctcatttgtaaaaggagGTTACAAAGTCTCCTCTACCTGGTTCTTCCAAGGATTAGAGAAAATGTATGGAAAGTGCAGCGCCAAGCACTCTGTAAGCACTTCCACAAAACACATAATAAAGGCAGGGTCCACATCCCCTGTATCTTTTCCTGGAAAAGGCCCTTGTCGCAAAGAGGCCAGGTGATGGCACAGGTACGTACGAGTCCATACTGCGGGGGGCGCCGATGAGGGACATCATGCCACTGGGGCAGAAGAGCTTCACTTCCAAGCTGCCGCGTCTCGGGTGAGTGATGGAGACTGTCACGGCCACGTGCTCCAGGGTCTTCAGCCCCGACATCTCCAGGTCTGTCCTGCTGACTGTGGGAAGTCAGGCTGGGTGGCTGGGGAAACCAGCCCCAGAAACACTTACGCCCTCGCTTCACCccaaacatacacaaaagcaCCCACTCACTGAAGACACATACAAATAGCTACGGCAACCCTAACTGAACCTGGTGCACCCTAGCAAGTGGAATGCAGTTGCTGCTTTCAAGTTTGCAATCTGGTTTACAGTCCAGTTGGGAAGACAACACGTACCCAGGACACACAATATAAGAACCAAATGGAGCAATTTCCATCATTCATTCacccaaaaaaataatttaccaagTACCTCCTACatttcaggcactgttctagatgctgggAATAGAAAGATAAGTTGGACATGGTCTCTGCCTTCTATCTGCAAGTGGAGAATGACACGGTATGAGGTCTACATAACTGATGCCTGAACAGAGATGAGTCAGATGGGTTCAGGCACACAGCCGTGAGATACACTCTGAGGAAGGAAATGAACACAGACTGGCAGAGCGTGTTGGTAGAGGGCATTCTAGGAAGGGAAACGGCATGTGGAAAGGCAGAAGTGGAAATGAATAAGTTTCACAGTAAGggaaatacacaattttttttgtcttttcagggccacacccgtggcatatggaggttgccaggctaggggcccaatcagagctgtagctgccgggctacatcacagccacagcaacaccagatccgagccaggtctgcaacctacaccacagctcagggtaacaccagatccttaacccactgacccagggatcgaacctgagtcctcatggatactagtcagatttgtttctgctgagccacgatgggaactccaatacgcaattttttgttgttgctgttgttgttgctatttcttgggccgctcccgcggcatttggaggttcccaggctaggggttgaatcggagctgtagccacagacctacgccagagccacagcagcgcgtgatccgaaccgcgtctgcaacctacaccacagctcacggcaacgccggatcattaacccactgagcaagggcagggaccgaacccgcaacctcatggttcctagtcagattcgttaaccactgcgccacgacgggaactcccaatacgcaatttttaaaagaaccactGAAACAAATAAACTTCAAGgaaattatgctgaatgaaaaaagccAGTATTAAAGAGGATACATAGTTCATGattgcatttatataatattcacGAATAACATAACTGTAGGATAGAGAACAGATGTGCGGCTGCCAGGGGTGAAGGGATGGGTGTGGCCACAATGGGGTGACACAGGGAGTCTTGGGATGATATGGCTCTGGAtctttgttgtggtggtggttacacaagGCTACAGGTGGTAAAACtgcccagacacacacatacacaataagAGTGCATGTCTAGCTGGGGAAATCTGAATGGGCTCTATGGATTATACCAATGTCATTTTATTGGCTTTGATATTGCTCTGGAATTAAGATATGAACATCAGGAAAAGGGTGCACAGGACTTCCCAGAATATTTCtttgcaacttcctgtgaatctatatttattttcaaagtaaaaagttaagggagttctgttgtggctcagtggttaacgaacccaactagtatccataaggatgtgggttcgatgcctggccacactcagtgggttaaggatccagcgttgtcttgagctgtggtgtaggtcgcagatgtggcttggatcctgtgttgctgtggctgtagtgtaggccggtagctgaagctctgattcaacccccagcctgggaacttccatatgccatgggttcagcaccaaaaagccaaaaaaaaaacaaaaaaaaacaaaaaaaaagtcagtcaccCCTCCAAACTGTTGAATTAATTACAAGGCTCAGTTGAGGAATATTAAGAAATTAGGCTGCAATGAGAAATGATTCTTTCTAAAGTGACTTTTCATCTATTAATTCATGACAAGAGCAAAGCAGAAAGCAACAcctcccttttacagatgaagcagcTCAGAGAGGAGCTGAAAGTGTGGGCAGGGAATCTAGGATGAGAAGgctttaaatatcttatttaatctttaaaattttattatttttatttatttatttagccagtGCCCACAGGACacataaattcccaggccaaggactgaacccttaccacagcagtaaccagagccacagcagtgacaattccaaatccttaactactaggccaccagggaactcctagacattttattttattttgtttttttagggctgtaccagcagcatatggaggttcccaggctagggatctaatcagagctacagctgccggcctacaccacagccacagcaactcgggatccga
This region includes:
- the TAGLN gene encoding transgelin, translating into MANKGPSYGMSREVQSKIEKKYDEELEERLVEWIIVQCGSDVGRPDRGRLGFQVWLKNGVILSKLVNSLYPDGSKPVKVPENPPSMVFKQMEQVAQFLKAAEDYGVTKTDMFQTVDLFEGKDLAAVQRTLMALGSLAVTKNDGHYRGDPNWFMKKAQEHKREFTESQLQEGKHVIGLQMGSNRGASQAGMTGYGRPRQIIS